Part of the Poecilia reticulata strain Guanapo linkage group LG2, Guppy_female_1.0+MT, whole genome shotgun sequence genome is shown below.
AGTAATGGTTAATTATTTGTGAAGAGGCGTTTCTTCCCAGACATATCAATATATGTCTGggaagctgttttgtttttctgagagCAGCACCCATTAAACATGATAAATTGCGAAAGTAGGTCAGCATTTTAGAAATCCCAGCGATTACTCTCTTTACAATTGTCTTGTGAATATCATCACattcttaaaacatttaaagagacTTGAATTAGCTCCAGGTACAgtctaaaaagattttttattttatttttttttgcatatccAAGATAAGTAAGGGTGAGAGCAACACTCATAAAATATGTCAACTCATAAGCAACCagtggaaaatgtgtttctgaaatgtgttcTGGTCATGCACTTGACTTTCAGTTATAATGGGAGAGCCCAAAGGCAGACAGAGAGCAAATAGTTTGAACCTGAGTCATACTGCGATACAAATGTTAACAACCCCTCAGTGATTGAACTGAGATAATGTTGCTCTTGAGTCCATGTCAAAGTCTCACCTGCTTTATGGATCACTAAGTGACCTGGAATAAAGAGCAGGTGTAGTGAATCTAGCTAGTTGTACTAGAAAACTTCACCATGTGAAGAAAACTTCACCAGGGGAAGTTTTCTAGTAGTAGAAAATCAAGCTAGGAAGCATCAGTACTTTATTTCAACCACATTAGTTCCCcttctttatgttttcttttttttatgttttgtacatCAAACTAAACCATTCAATAAAGAGCGCAACAtaatagatttaaataaaataaatagatgaatgtttttttcttcttcttctttcactcCCTCAGAGCACTCAGTGGCAGCCAAAACCGGAGGATGTTTCCCTGGTGACGCTCAGGTCACCATTGAAGGTGGGCGCATCAAACAGATGCGTGACCTCCTCCCTGGCGACCGTGTCCTTGCGTCCTCCTCAACAGATGTCCACGCTCCGCTCCTCTACAGCCCTGTTGTGTCTTTTCTGGACCGCCAGCCCAATGCCACCAGGACCTTCTATGTTATCGGGACGGATGGGGGACGTAACATCACCCTCACGGCCGCTCACCTGATCTTTGTCACAGAATGTCCCAGCAGACTGACTGGGTCGGGGCAGGAAGAAACATCTCAGGACACAAAGCTTTTTGGTTCCATTTGGCAGAGGAGGGGACATGAGGCAGGTATGAGGACAGTTTTTGCCAGCGAAGTCCAGCCTGGACAGTGTGTCTTTACATCTTCTGGCAGATCAAAGTCACATCCAAGACTCTCAGTTGTGACGTTTGTTGAGGAGCAGACAAGCACTGGGCTATATGCCCCGCTCACCCAGCATGGGTCAGTAGTGGTGAACAGCGTGTTAGCATCTTGCTACGCCGCCGTGGACAGTCACTATTTGTCCCACTGGGTCTTGGCTCCTTTGAGACTTATTTACAGAATAACAGGACACTCTGAAGTGCAGAACGATGGGCTGCACTGGTACCCCTGGATTCTGCAAAGGCTGGGGAAAGTGCTGCTGGGCACTGAACACTTCCACCCTTGGGCCTTTGACCAGTGACATAAACTTAAGGAGGACAATAAATATCAGACCGATGGCATATTTTATTCGCTTGCATGCAGGGGTACAATAAGGAAAAGCACAACTGTTTTTAGAAGAAGACTGATCaaaagtgtaaatatattttgtacGTACTCCAAGTGCCTGTATTTGCTGTACTTCTATAAATCTCTTATGTATGTCTTTGTGTAAGACATTAAGGAGGGAATAATTTCAATTGCATTAACAACTGGAGCTCTTATTTAGCTAAAACAAGTATTGTCTCTAAATTGTTCAATTCCTTCTGAAAACCCTCACTGTTTGTGTATAAACATGATCCCCATTTTGGGACACTGAAAGAAGAAGGTCGAcgcaaaaaacatttgaagaatATTAAGGGGGAGagtgagaaaagagaaaagtttatAAAGCTGACAAGCTTTTGTATGTAAATAGATATTTATACACTTACAACTATGTAGGAATAATGTAAAGGTTTACTTCCAGAATTATCTCCTTCATCGCTCTTTGTAAAATCTAAGCCTTGttatttcaggattttttttttaagtccactCAGTGTGATGTAGAGCAGTAATACACAAACTGCTAAACATCTATAGAAGGCTTAAATAAAGCCACTAAATAGCAGGGAATAAAAGTGCGTATAAAGCCACGACTTTTTCTCTACAGATAGTCGTACGGTGAACTTGCTCACCTTAGTTGTTTTCAAGTCTTCCATCAGCTTTAAAACTACTTGATCCTTCTCTTATTCACATGTTTATCCAcgatgtttatgtttttttttttttatcaggcgTATTTCATGAAGAGATAATTGTTTGATTATTGTCTTAGTGTGTCACTTTTCAGGTCAGTAATATGACTCAGGCTTTTTTCAACTACTGTATTATCATCTATGCATCTCGTTAAATATCAGTAATTATCACAATTAGTACATAGAAAAGAGTTTCTAATTTAACAATGCTAATATCGGATTATGTTTGTACTTCATCTCTTTTGAAACACCCACATTGGagcagtacttttttttttttaatcaatgacAATATTAATTTTATGGAAGGCTGTATAGAAATGTAGAAATATCTAATATATATTTCAGATTGCCTGAACTGTTTCTGGTGTTGACTTTAAAACGCTTAATGAAAAGACACAATGCAATTATCTTGTAACTCCAAGGCATTTTTCGCAGGAATATTGTCAAATATGTATATTAAAGCTATTGGATAAACTATTTAAAGAtctattttttagaaaaatgttgtttgtattattatttttggcaaCTTTGTAtataaattttgtatttgacacataaaagttttaaagaacgAATTGTGTCctgtcttgtttatttattttctcctttttggaATGTAATAAATTCACAATCATGTCTGATTactgggaaaatattttttttttgtttgttttgttttttgccttttgcCTTTTACATTTTACGGTCCAAGTGAGAAAAGCGT
Proteins encoded:
- the LOC103461635 gene encoding indian hedgehog B protein-like; this encodes MRISFLLLAASLCASVLLLAPASEGCGPGRGYGKRRLPKKLIPLAYKQFSPNVAEKTLGASGRPEGKITRNSERFKELTPNYNTDIIFKDEEDTGADRLMTQRCKDKLNSLAISVMNMWPGVKLRVTEGWDEDGHHSIDSLHYEGRAVDITTSDKDKNKYAMLARLAVEAGFDWVYYESKAHVHCSVKSEHSVAAKTGGCFPGDAQVTIEGGRIKQMRDLLPGDRVLASSSTDVHAPLLYSPVVSFLDRQPNATRTFYVIGTDGGRNITLTAAHLIFVTECPSRLTGSGQEETSQDTKLFGSIWQRRGHEAGMRTVFASEVQPGQCVFTSSGRSKSHPRLSVVTFVEEQTSTGLYAPLTQHGSVVVNSVLASCYAAVDSHYLSHWVLAPLRLIYRITGHSEVQNDGLHWYPWILQRLGKVLLGTEHFHPWAFDQ